Proteins found in one Brevibacillus brevis genomic segment:
- a CDS encoding thiazole synthase, with protein sequence MMDTLKIGPYEFRSRLLLGTGKFADLDTQGKAVEVSEAEILTFAIRRLNLENPQEPNFLEQLDLKKFTLLPNTAGAYTAEEAVRIARLAKASGLCDMIKVEVIGDPKTLLPDPIGTLEASKILVEEGFIVLTYTNDDPILARRLQEVGVHAVMPGASPIGSGQGIVNENNIRFIIEDAKVPIIVDAGIGSPADCAKAMELGADGVLLNTAVALADNPVLMAEAMKLGVEAGRKGFLAGRIAKKRYASASSPTEGMIE encoded by the coding sequence ATGATGGATACATTGAAAATTGGACCTTACGAGTTTCGCTCCCGTTTACTTCTAGGGACAGGTAAATTCGCTGATTTGGATACACAAGGGAAAGCAGTAGAGGTGTCGGAAGCAGAAATTTTGACCTTTGCGATTCGCCGCTTGAATTTGGAAAATCCGCAAGAACCGAACTTTTTGGAACAACTCGATTTGAAAAAATTCACCCTGCTACCAAATACTGCAGGTGCCTATACAGCAGAGGAAGCAGTGCGCATTGCCCGTTTGGCTAAAGCATCTGGACTGTGTGACATGATCAAGGTCGAAGTCATTGGAGACCCGAAAACACTTCTCCCTGACCCGATTGGCACGCTCGAGGCTTCGAAAATCTTGGTGGAAGAAGGCTTTATCGTGCTGACCTACACCAATGATGACCCGATTCTGGCCAGACGTCTGCAAGAGGTTGGCGTACATGCGGTTATGCCAGGTGCGTCTCCAATTGGTTCCGGGCAAGGGATTGTCAACGAAAACAATATCCGCTTTATCATCGAAGATGCGAAAGTACCGATTATCGTAGATGCAGGGATTGGCTCGCCAGCAGACTGCGCAAAAGCGATGGAGCTGGGGGCTGACGGTGTCTTGTTGAATACAGCAGTCGCTCTCGCTGACAATCCTGTCCTGATGGCAGAAGCGATGAAGCTAGGGGTCGAAGCAGGTCGCAAAGGCTTCCTGGCAGGCCGTATCGCGAAAAAGCGTTACGCATCCGCGAGCAGCCCGACCGAAGGGATGATTGAGTAA
- the thiS gene encoding sulfur carrier protein ThiS, with translation MIVQLNGKKVELAEEITTVRALLASYSLQEKIVVVERNGDIINRSAYEQTPIADGDRIEIVHFVGGG, from the coding sequence ATGATTGTTCAACTGAATGGGAAAAAAGTAGAGTTGGCGGAAGAAATCACGACAGTGCGGGCCTTGCTCGCTTCTTATTCCCTGCAAGAGAAAATTGTCGTCGTTGAGCGAAATGGTGACATTATTAATCGCTCTGCGTACGAACAAACACCGATTGCAGACGGAGATCGCATAGAAATCGTTCATTTTGTCGGAGGAGGATGA
- a CDS encoding acetylornithine deacetylase yields the protein MSNVHRLTEAVESIASRKEELFALLAELVSHPTVSPPARNSDVAQGVIANRLQAMGFEVDRWTVYPGDDNIVGRLSGSASTHANSLIINGHIDVAEVGDDIGWTYPPFALTYGKDGRLYGRGVADMKGGLAASLFAIQMLREHGIELQGDLLFQSVIGEEAGEAGTLAAIERGYQADYAVVVDTSNLQMQGQGGVITGWITIESPTTLHDGMRAQTIHAGGRVRGASAIEKMTKVITALQELERDWAVMKSYPGFPAGSNTINPAVIEGGRHAAFIADRCALWITVHFYPNESYEEIIREIEDHVGRAAAADLWLRDNPPTFRWGGRSMIEERGEIFPSLELDTKHPGLATLQSAYESLMHQTPIVNMSPTVTDAGWFAHAGIPAVLFGPGELAHAHAVDESIDPDQLVHFAQIMTRFIATWCNTPKEAKE from the coding sequence TTGAGTAACGTGCATCGACTGACAGAAGCGGTAGAATCGATTGCCAGCCGCAAAGAAGAGCTGTTCGCCTTATTGGCAGAGCTCGTTTCTCATCCGACTGTGAGTCCTCCCGCACGAAACAGCGATGTCGCACAAGGAGTAATCGCCAACAGACTGCAAGCGATGGGATTCGAAGTGGATCGCTGGACGGTATATCCGGGAGACGACAATATCGTCGGGCGGTTATCAGGGAGTGCCTCAACTCACGCAAACAGCTTGATTATCAACGGGCATATCGATGTGGCTGAAGTCGGAGATGACATCGGGTGGACGTATCCACCTTTTGCTTTGACATATGGCAAGGATGGACGCCTGTACGGTCGTGGAGTTGCGGATATGAAAGGTGGACTCGCAGCGAGCTTGTTTGCGATCCAAATGCTTCGCGAACACGGAATCGAGCTCCAAGGCGATTTGCTCTTTCAATCCGTCATCGGTGAAGAAGCGGGTGAAGCGGGGACATTGGCCGCCATCGAGCGTGGCTATCAGGCTGACTACGCCGTTGTAGTGGACACGAGCAATCTCCAAATGCAAGGGCAGGGCGGGGTCATTACAGGCTGGATCACGATTGAGAGTCCGACGACGCTGCATGACGGAATGCGTGCACAGACGATTCATGCAGGCGGCCGCGTCAGGGGAGCTTCTGCCATTGAAAAAATGACGAAGGTGATTACCGCACTACAGGAGCTGGAGCGGGACTGGGCAGTCATGAAGTCCTATCCCGGCTTCCCGGCAGGCAGCAATACGATCAATCCCGCAGTCATCGAGGGAGGTCGTCACGCTGCGTTCATCGCAGACCGTTGCGCTCTCTGGATTACTGTTCATTTTTATCCGAACGAATCCTATGAAGAGATTATTCGAGAGATCGAGGATCACGTCGGGCGTGCAGCAGCCGCTGATCTTTGGCTGAGAGACAATCCTCCAACCTTCCGTTGGGGTGGACGTTCGATGATTGAGGAGCGCGGTGAAATCTTCCCATCACTGGAGTTGGATACGAAGCATCCGGGGTTGGCTACACTGCAATCCGCATATGAGAGTCTCATGCATCAAACGCCTATTGTTAACATGTCGCCTACGGTGACGGATGCAGGCTGGTTTGCGCATGCAGGCATTCCGGCTGTCCTATTCGGACCGGGTGAGCTCGCACATGCACATGCCGTAGATGAATCCATTGATCCTGACCAGCTCGTTCATTTTGCCCAGATCATGACCCGTTTCATCGCCACCTGGTGCAATACCCCAAAGGAAGCGAAGGAGTGA